One segment of Chlorocebus sabaeus isolate Y175 chromosome 26, mChlSab1.0.hap1, whole genome shotgun sequence DNA contains the following:
- the LOC103245440 gene encoding myosin light polypeptide 6-like: MRALGQNPTSTEVLKVLGNPKSDEMNVKVLDFEHFLLMLQTVAKNKDQGTYEDYVEGLRVFDEEGNGTVMGAEIRHVLVTLGEKMTEEEVEMLVAGHEDSNGCINYEELVRVVLNG; encoded by the coding sequence ATGAGGGCCCTGGGCCAGAATCCTACCAGCACCGAGGTGCTCAAGGTCCTGGGGAACCCCAAGAGTGATGAGATGAATGTGAAGGTGCTGGACTTTGAGCACTTTCTGCTCATGCTGCAGACAGTGGCCAAGAACAAGGACCAGGGCACCTATGAGGATTATGTCGAAGGACTTCGGGTGTTTGACGAGGAAGGAAATGGCACCGTCATGGGTGCTGAAATCCGGCATGTTCTTGTCACACTGGGTGAGAAGATGACAGAGGAAGAAGTAGAGATGCTGGTGGCAGGGCACGAGGACAGCAATGGTTGTATCAACTATGAAGAGCTCGTCCGCGTGGTGCTGAATGGCTGA